A single genomic interval of Dromiciops gliroides isolate mDroGli1 chromosome 1, mDroGli1.pri, whole genome shotgun sequence harbors:
- the RMC1 gene encoding regulator of MON1-CCZ1 complex isoform X2, whose translation MYCPESSVILLSTTVLGNVLQPFYFRAGTMSKLSKFEIELPAAPKSTKLSLSERDIAMATIYGQLHVLFLRHHSRTSNSAGAEVVLYHLPREGVCKKTHILKLNRTGKFALNVVDNLVVVHHQDTETSVIFDIKLRGEFDGTITLHHPVLPARSIQPYQIPMTGPASVTSQSPVPCKLYSSSWIVFQPDIIISASQGYLWTLQVKLQPVVNLLLDKGRLMDFLLQRKDCKMVILSVCSQMLSESDRGTLPVIATVFDKLNHEYKKYLEAEQSYTMVVETGQSRSNPLLKRPVRTQAVIDQSDMYTHVLSVFTEKKEIPHKFVIAVLMEYIRSLNQFQIPVQHYLHELVIKTLVQHNLFYMLHQFLQYHVLSDSKPLACLLLSLESIYPPAHQLSLDMLKRLSTANDEIVEVLLSKHQVLAALRFIRGIGGHDNISARKFLDAAKQTEDNMLFYTIFRFFEQRNQRLRGSPNFTPGEHCDEHVAFFKQVFGDQALMKPTTF comes from the exons ATGTATTGTCCTGAGAGTTCAGTCATTTTGCTGTCTACCACTGTCCTTGGAAATGTCCTCCAACCTTTTTATTTCCGA gctGGAACTATGTCGAAGCTATCCAAGTTTGAAATTGAATTGCCAGCAGCACCTAAGTCAACTAAACTCAGCCTTTCTGAAAGAGATATTGCAATGGCTACAAT CTACGGGCAGCTTCACGTGCTTTTCCTGAGGCATCACTCCCGGACCTCGAACAGCGCGGGTGCAGAGGTGGTGCTATATCACCTGCCACG AGAAGGTGTCTGTAAAAAGACCCATATATTGAAGCTGAATAGAACAGGGAAGTTTGCATTGAATGTGGTGGATAACCTGGTGGTGGTTCATCATCAGGATACCGAG ACATCTGTAATATTCGACATCAAGCTAAGAGGAGAATTTGATGGCACAATTACCCTGCATCACCCTGTGCTTCCAGCTCGATCAATACAGCCCTATCAGATCCCTATGACAG GTCCTGCTTCTGTGACCAGCCAATCTCCTGTTCCCTGTAAACTCT ATTCATCATCCTGGATTGTCTTTCAGCCTGACATCATCATCAGTGCAAGTCAGG GCTACCTCTGGACTCTTCAGGTAAAGCTGCAGCCTGTAGTCAATCTCTTGCTAGATAAAGGAAGGCTGATGGactttcttctccagagaaaAGACTGCAAGATGGTCATTTTGTCTGTGTGTTCACAGA TGTTAAGTGAATCAGACAGAGGAACATTGCCTGTGATTGCCACTGTTTTTGATAAACTCAATCATGAGTATAAAAAGTACTTGGAAGCCGAGCAGAGTTACACAATG GTAGTAGAAACAGGGCAGAGCCGCAGCAATCCCCTTTTAAAGAGACCTGTTCGGACCCAAGCTGTTATTGATCAGTCTGATATGTACACTCATGTTCTTTCAGTATTCACAGAAAAGAAG GAGATACCTCATAAGTTTGTGATAGCAGTCCTAATGGAATATATTCGCTCTCTTAACCAGTTTCAGATCCCTGTTCAG caTTACCTACATGAACTCGTCATCAAGACACTGGTTCAACACAACCTCTTTTACATGCTCCATCAGTTCCTGCAGTACCACGTCCTCAGTGACTCAAAGCCTTTG GCCTGTCTGTTGCTGTCCCTAGAGAGTATTTATCCCCCTGCTCATCAGTTGTCTCTGGACATGCTGAAG agGCTTTCCACTGCCAACGATGAAATAGTAGAAGTTCTTCTTTCTAAGCACCAGGTGTTAGCTGCCCTAAGGTTTATCCGAGGTATTGGGGGACATGACAACATCTCTGCTCGAAAGTTTCTAGATGCTGCAAAACAAACTGAAGATAATATGCTTTTCTATACCATATTCCGCTTTTTTGAACAACGAAATCAGCGTTTACGAGGGAGCCCAAATTTCACACCAG gAGAACACTGTGATGAACATGTTGCTTTTTTCAAACAGGTTTTTGGAGACCAAGCTCTAATGAAGCCTACAACTTTTTGA